DNA from Labrus bergylta chromosome 3, fLabBer1.1, whole genome shotgun sequence:
CacgaggatgccatctgttctgctcttcacccagccctcacccacctggacaccaaaaactcatacgtcagaatgctgttcatagacttcagttcagcattcaacaccatcatccctcagcagctgatcagcaaactggacaagctggggctcagcacttccctgtgcaactggctgctggactttctcagcgagaggcctcagacagtgcgggtcgatggcagcacatcaaaaaccatcgtcatgagcactggggccccccagggttgtgtgctcagccccctgctcttcacgctgctgacccacgactgcgctccatccttcagcagcaaccacattgtgaagttcgcggacgacacaacagtggttggtttcatctccaacaacgatgagacgcactacaggatagaggtcagccaactggccacgtggtgcagagacaacaacctcttcctgaatgtcgacaagaccaaggaggttgttgtcgacttccggagagtccccactcctaaacccccactgaccatcgacggtgctgctgtggagagagtgagcagcaccaagttcctaggggttcacatcagtgaggatctctcctggacaaccaacaccacatcactggccaagaagtcccagcagcacCTCTACTTCCTCTGCAAGCtaaagagagcacgagcccccccatccatcatgtgctccttctacagaggcaccatcgagagcatcctgaccagctgcatcactgtgtggcttgggagctgcactgctgccaaccgcaagaccctgcagcgcacagtgaaggctgctgaacggattatcagtgtcccactcccctcccttctggacctctacggtacccgtctcacccgcaaagcaaccagcattgtgcgtgaccccacccacccctcacacagcctcttcagcctcctgccatcagGGAGACGataccgcagcctgcgggccggctccaccagactgggaaacagcttcttccaccaagctgtcaggaagcttaactctctccactctcttccttccctcccctctgcccccacgaacactggacgttgaaaccccatcccgttttccaccaagaactctggactaaaaaTTCTGAAGCTAACttttcaaaagtacactcagtttactgcacattgcacatactgcacaagttcactttttcttgaaattttattgtattttatttactaccttttgcacaatttagaatttatacattttgcacaatttattactgtaaatattatttatcttatttttacctcattttatttatctatttgtttgatgtattgcaccgcgggacggagacaaacgaaatttcgattccactgtatgtctggcatattttgaaattgacaataaagttgactttgactttgactttgactaaCGTCTAATTCTTCTTCGTCTGGTTTTATTGGCagctggcatccaaaaagtGTCAtcactgccatctgctggatttaacGATCCCTCAACAGACCTGTTCTCAAAAGATATTAAACAAGCATCTTCagcctctccctctttcacctcactccaaaatactttttaaatctcttctcactctctctccatttctgacatcatgttctgtctgtgtgttaaaaactttttacatttaatacgtacatgttcaactgtttctgcttgATTGCATACCTCATAAAGaccagatgaatgttttccagtgatatgcagagagctatttaaatgactgtgactgattcttaacCTGGTCATTACGACCCCCCTCTCTTCTGTTGccccctttttttaatctattttccTCTGAATGGAgtataaatgtcttccctttgtctgacTGAGATTCCTATTTGATTTCACATGTGACTCttttctcctctgaaaatagGGTGCGCCGTggagtcactgtgtgtgtgtgtgtgtgtgtgtgtgtgtgtgtgtgtgtgtgtgtgtgtgtggtttccaGTTTTACTGTAGTTCAGTAATGGGGTGTTGTGCTGCATTACCTCAGAGATCCACAAGAGGGCAGTATTTAACCAAACTTGGACAGTTCACACAGTGTGTTGCAGAAATCAATCTAATATTCTCACTGAtcttttaaatgtgcaaaattaATTAAACTGCTGTTCTCTAAATCAGGAGTTTTTAACCTTTGCCACGCCATGGAGGACCGCATACAGCAGGGGTCATGAACTACATTTGTACAAGGGCCACCTTTTTTCCTGACGGACACTGTCGGGGCTGGACTTTAAAATATTCTTGCAAGTCCGATGTGTAGAAGTTGGTGCCAGAGGATGATGTTAATTCTCCCAGCAACCTTGCAAGTATTTCAGCCTTGGAATTTTATTTctatgtttgttgtttaatcACCCGATAAAGATTTGCATTTTGGGTTTAGTGTTAATACATCAAACGTGAAGCAGCTTCTGCTGCACGTTTCATTTCGTTTCAGTCGTTGAGGTGCAGAATACTTCAGCTGTGCCTGgtattgattttcatttttcagaaagatgaatgtttgttacacacaaaaaaacattttgttgtatGCAGTAATGTAAACCTAGTGGTTTCTGATCTGCAGCGATGGTCTAGAGTTTGAGCCacagagcttttttttatttggtaaGATTAACTTATTGTGAAAGAAGCCTccctgtttctttctctgtaaTAAACAGCGTTGGTCAACATGTCCCTATTGGACCTCCGTGATAGACTAAAGAGACTCTAACAGTGTGTAGGAAGTTTTTTGAGCATGCAGGTGGCACGCCTTAGCATCAGATTTAATGTAGAGCAGCTCACGTCTCCTCCGCTCCCCGACAGAAAGCCGGTGCTGTCTCTTCAGATGAAGGACGGTGCACAGTGACGGGCTGtaaatgtcagagtgatgggCCCAGTGAAGGCAACCGAGGCAGCACAAGACTAAAGGAGTGAGTCACGGACGCTTCCTGCAGAGCAGCGTGGAAGATGTTACATCTGCATCAAACCAGAGGTCATTATTTCCAAAGAGAATAGTTAGATTTAATGGTGAACATTTCTGCACTAATAATCCCCCAGTGTGCTGAACACACAAGTTATTTTCCCATCAGAGACTCTTGTACCCACACATACACGAGAAGAAGTTTGCCAGTGTGAGCTTGAAACCGTCTCACAGGGACCTTTAAATCACTTCTTTGTAGAGGAGAGACAGCATGTAATATTAACTTATCCTGACAGAAAGGGAAAATGAAAGCTGTTCTTGAACCGTTTAGATAACAAGTGCAAGAAAGGTCTCTTTAGAAAGCAAACACTCTGCAGTTTCAGAATGTGTTGAAATTCTTCCATAAAccattaaaggtccaatcagtgagatgtgtagagagtgaaatgataaaggtatcttactatatgatcagacattaaggaaacatgctatgttgaagtgctggcttctctgataacaatgcagcagccagtatgtcctccttctaactttagattctgctcctgaatgctctggatttgtttggaccagagaaagtaggcgcttttaaggtgaccccccacacggccgttttggacgcccctctgtttgtcagatatgagagcagttatcaggtcaacaggtgttgcagcgatggaagcgggcaagagaagtggttcagatagaagtgattgtacccgacctaaaaagcctctgcatggttctaataagctccacgagcagaaacgtgctcaaactaggatcaatattggagatgcttttgaaaaatggagagaggtttcAAAGAAAGATCAGCTGACTGAGGCTTCTCTCAAAACTTGGGTTCCGGAAAAATCCAACCACCACTGGTGTGACTGGTTAAATCACGCAGGAGTCACAGGTTCCAGTTATAACGTTTTATTTAACTTGTTGCCTGACATGGtgttcatacacatttacatgaaTATGTGAATGTATCTCTCTTCATATCTGTGTATGGGTGCTTGTGAGtgcgtgtgtatatgtgtgtggtttctgaaaagggaaaataaacaaGAGAAAACATATACAAAGTGTTAAACTCAGTCATTCTTTTCAGAATATTAAACTAAATGACCTACTCCTAATAAAACAcaagtgtatgaatgtgttaaCTGTCTGTTGCAACCAAATCACGTGTAAAATATTATGGCTACATTACATGCTTAACAtgagaaataatgaaaaaaaggtGCACTAAACAATCAATATTAAGCAGAGCAGAGTCTCATCCCAAACTAAAAACCGTAGCTGCATCAACTCACATAGTCTTAATTGGTCCTCATTAACATCAAAGGGATATGCATTTACCTCTAGAAATGATAATTAGCACCAATAAACAATTAAATTTACTTACATTTCAATGGACGCACACAATATGTCGAATTGAACAAAGTAGCACCCTTTTCTTACTCTTGCAACTTAAACTGTAAACTCTCCggtctctctctttcaaacacTGTGCCAGACACTACGGAGCTGGAATCTACCACTgttagagggttttttttttggaacagtCCAAGTGGAGCTGGCCTTTTTAAGAGCCGCCCCCAGATTTCTGTAGGAAAtctgaataacaacaaaaaggaaataagCCACAGTCTTTCAGTCCTGCAGTTTTGGAAGACTGATGATGCGGTCTACTGGCCTGGTGTAAGAGCGATCGCCCACTTTAACATCCACAGTCCTAACTCTCCCATCAGGGGCCGGAACAGTATGAGTGATCAGGCCAATCGGCCATGAGACCCGAGGAAGCTGCGGGTCAACGATCATCACAGTGTCTCCAACTTGAATGTTTTGGGAGTCAGACCACCACTTCTGCCGTTTCTGCAGGTCAGGCAAGTAAAATCTGACAAAGCGCCTCCAAAAGTGGTTAGCCAGGAGTTGACTGTGACGCCACCATCGCCGACTGAGGAGCTCTGACTCTGGGTATACCACCTGTGGCAGTGATGCGTCTGGCCGCCCCATCAGCAGGATGTTGGGGGTAACAGGATCGAGGTCTGCCACATCAGAGGAGGTGTAGCCTAATGTCTTGGAATTGAGGATGCCTTCAATTTCTACGAGCACTATCTGCAGGACCTCTTCAGTGAGGGACTGAGTACCAATGATGACTTGGAGTGCTTGCTTGAGGGatcttatctctctctcctaACAGCCACCAAAATGGGGAGCACTCGGTGGATTGAAAGTTAACTTTATCTGCTGCGGGGCGAGAAGTGCCTGTAGTTCCGGCTGCAGTGATTGGAACAGTCGTGAGGAAGGAGTCTGCATCAATGCTGGAGAGGAGAtccagatgcactgctcttGTGGGCATGCACTTGAAAATGATTCCCCATCTTTTCTCTGTTCTTCTGCCAATCTTTATGGTGTAGGGACCAAAACAATCTACACCTGTTGAATAAAAGGCGGGTCTATGAAGGCGTAGTCTGGCTGGGGGGAGATCTGCCACCCGAGCGATGTGGGGTTTCCCAAGCCACTTCTTGCATTCAATGCAATGATGCTGGTGATGTCGAACAGCCTCCCTTCCTCTTAGTACCCAATATGTCCTTCTTAGCTCGGCAAACACTTGCTCACTTCCTGGATGATGAAGCTAGTCATCATAGTGCTGTATAAGGAGCTGTGTTACTTTGTGCTTGGGATCTAgaatgattggatggatggtttcTGCATCGATAGCGGTGGTGTGGCGCAGCCAGCCCCCAACACGGATGAGCTGTGAGGCCTGGTCAAACTCTGGAGCTAAGGTGATAAGTCGGCTGCTGCCTGATAAGGGTTTACCATCCAGCATCTGTTGAAAGTCAGTTGGAAAACTCTCCTGTTGCATTAGCCGGAGTAGggttctctctgcctctgtatAATCATCAGCAGAGGGCGAAGTGTTGGCCGCCCCATTAAGGGACTGGGCTGTTGCTGTGATAAGCTCTTTCCAGGTCTTGAACTGCACCATGTCTGGAACAGTAGGAGGAGCAGCTATGATGGCGAGTCCACAGAAGGTAGGTTTCTTTATTTCCTCGCAGTCATCAGGGATAGACTGTACCTGCTGCAGCTGTGGCCAATGTTCTGAGCTCTGTTTCAGGAAGGCAGGACCTTTGAACCAATGGCTGTCTGCTGTTAGCTCCTTCAGGGGCTTGCCTCTGGTTATATCATCTGCTGGGTTATTTGCAGAGTCTACATATCTCCATGAGTCCTTTCCAGTGAGTTCTTGGATCTCTGCAACTCGCGTTCCTACAAACACTTTGAACCTGCAAGTGTCAGAGTGCAGCCATGCAAGAACGGTTGTTGAATCGGACCACAGTGCGACCTGGTGGATGGGAAGGGTGAGTTTTTCTTCCAACACTTTAGCCAGTTGTGCTCCTGTAAGTGCTGCACACAACTCAAGACGGGGGATAGACTGTTGTCTCTTCGGAGCTACACAAGATCTAGCTGTGAGAAAATGGGTGAGCTCTGAGGCATCAGAAAATATGTGAATTGCTCTCCAACTGCTTTCAGTGTCAATCCTCTCACTGCTGTAACACCTCGGTAGAGTGATGCTCTGCAGCGCAAGGAGCTCACTCTCCCACTGCTGCCAGGCTTGAAGGAGATCTTCAGGGAGAGATGTGTCATCCCAGCCCCTCTTTTTATCCCACAGTCGCTGCACCACAACCTTGGCTCTTGTGGTATATGGCACTATAAACCCCAGGGGGTCGTACTGACTGGCAAGCACTTGGTATATGGTTCGGAGAGTGACTGCTGGGTGCTCAATGAGACGGTGCTTGTAAGAAAGCGTGTCTGAAGAGCAATGCCAGAGGAGTCCAAGAGCTAGTTCAGAGGTGTTTGGTTGACCTTGGGTTATCCACAGTTCTGCACTCTCTGATCTGATCTCAGCTGGGAGATGAGATATAACAGAAGTCCTATTACTAGCCCACTGCCTCAGTTCAAAGCCCCCACTTGCCAGGGTGTCCTGCAGTTTATCGATGAGGGCTTTGGCTTCATCCTCAGATTTCAGGCTTTGCAGACAGTTGTCGATGTAGAATGACTTCAGGACTGCCTCTCTGATGTCCTCACCCTCCATGCTGTGATCGATAACATGTTTCTGGAGAGCGAACGTGGCACAGCAGGGAGAGCAGGTAGTTCAAAACGGGAGCACTCTTCATTCGTAAATGTTTGGTGGCTCTTCACGTTTTAGGTCTCTCCACAAGAATCTAAGGAGGGGTTGGTCTTCAGGGAGCAACCTGACTTGGTGAAACATGCCCCGAATGTCACTACTCATAGCAACAGCACGCTCGCGGAATCTCAGAAGCACAGCCAGCAGAGAGGACCCCAGGGTTGGTCCTGGGAGTAGGAGCTTGTTCAGGTTCTCACCTCTAAACTCAAATGAGCAATTGAAGACCACTCTGTGTTTCCCATTATGGGTTACCATGTGGTGGGGGATATACCAGCTGGTTGGAGTGTCTTCACCACCGTGCTCCAGCTTCTTGATGTAACCTGCAGTAGCCAACCTTTTGATTTCAGCATTATAGGCCTCTGCTTTCTCTGGATCTCTCATCAGCCTTTTCTCTGTGGCTCTGAGCTGTGGTAGGACTGCCTCCTTGGGTGCCTTGACTGTAGGCATGTTCTGAACATGCAAGAGAGGAGTTGCGTATCGATGGACACCTTCAGATTTCATCTTCAGACACTAGCACTCTTGGCTCTCACTGCTGCAGGGCCTCCAGGGGGCCCCAGGTGTACTGGCTCTATTGATGTGATCAAATGAGTGTGATCAGAGCCTATCAGCAAAACTGGTCGTACAAGTTGCAATGGCTGCAGGGGCAGATCTCTCAGGTGCCTGTACTTCTTCTGCAGGGCCTCAactggatgtgtgtgttcagctaGCCCTAGGCGTTTTGCAGTAAATGCTTTGCTGATGGAAAACACACGATGTGGTTCAGCTGCCGGGGAAACAGTGAATGAGACCATGGCACCATGAAGAATCTGTAGCTCCTGTCTGACAGTTCTGAGTGGGAGGTCCTCAGGTTCTCCTTGGAGGCCTAGTTGTTGGGCTGCTGACTGGAGGAGGATAGTACGTTCAGAACCATCATCCAAAATGGCATAGGCATCCAGAGTTCTATTTCCATTCCTCAACACCACTTTGCTGATTTTGAGAAGGACTTTGCGTCCCTCTAATGGTCGATCAATATACAAGATTTCCTCCGCGGCACTGCTGCAAGGTTCCTTCATGTGCTCCGTCTTCACTGAAGTCTGCACTTTACCGTCCTTAGCCCGGTCGTTGATGTCATGTCGAGCTAGGAGGTGTCTACTGTTACAGCTTTTGCAGAGCATCTTCAGGTTGCATTCAGCTGCCCGGTGACCTCTTCCACAGCGCCAGCAATGGTGGTTATCCTTAATCCAGGTCTGCTTCTGGCTGGAGCTGAGCATCACAGTTATTGAGAGAATGTTTACTGTTATCACAGTAGGGGCAGTATTTCTTGCTTATCTCAGTTGAGGTTGGTGATGGAGCTGCCGCCTTCTGAGGCATGGGCGCTGTGTTCATAAGAACTGCTGAAGGTCCTGAAGTAAACTTAATTTGTCCTTTGGTCTTTGTTTCCTTCTCCCTCTTTGAACTGCTACTGAATCGGGTATTGTCTTCCTGCACGTGTAGTTCAAATTCTAGCCAATCAGCCAGGTCAATGAGACTGGGCACAGGTACCCTGTGGGGGTGAATGAAACGGCGGAAATTGGAGCGAAGAGCACGTGGGAGTTTACTCAACAGTCGAGAAATTAGTAAGCCACACTCTAGTTCAACTGAGCCCTTTCTTCCAAGTTGTTCCAACATACTCACTAGGGACCGCACACGCAGGGCAAACATTCTGAAAGCATGTGCATCGCCACTTGCACTGTTAGGCCCATCCATCAGTTCAGCAATCCGTTGTAAGGCCAACTGGTGGGGCTGTCCATACTGCATCTTGAGGGATTCCATGGTGTCAGTAAACGGATGTCTAGAGCTACAGTAGGAGTCAGCAATTAACTGTGCCTCTTCAGTCTTAAGGTGGTCAACAAGTATTTGATAATTGAATCTCTCTGAAGCATCTTGTGGAAGAAGATTGTCTAGGGCAATACTTAGCCGGTTGAACTCTCGGGGGTTCGGGTGGCTCATGTCAGGGATTGTGGGTGTTGGGCCCCTGTAGAGCTGCTCCTGTCCACCTACTGGGCTTGGCGTTCGGTGACAGCAGTGATGAAGCTTGTGGGGTTTGCCCAGCCTCCTGGTTGCATCGTTGCCCTCAGGTGGCGTTAGATCTCTGTGTTGTATTGGCCTGTAGTGACGCTCTTCGGCTCCCTCGCTATCAGAAGAGCTAGGGTCAGACTGTTTATATGTTTCTATGCTGATTGGTTTGCGTTCGTGACTTTGCGATTGCTGCTCTATGTTAGGAAGGCTGGTTGATATTGGCTGTTGAGAAGAGCTGTTCAACTGCAGCTGCTGGATTAAAGCTCTACTTGTTCTACTTGTCTGTGGAGCTGATGAGAATCATGGGAAGTCTGATTGCTGAGCAGCTCCAGCTTAAATTTACTGTGTTCCCTTTCGTAGTGAAGTCTGGCGTTCTGCAACTTAAGCTCCTCCATTTCATTAAGCAGTGCTGACTTCTCATGATCAATCGTCTTCTGATAGTCTCTTTTAGGAGGCCATTGCTCCTTAACTTCCCACTGTGCAGAAAGACCTTCATCCTGACTGATGGGTGACGGTGAACGCTCTCCGCCACATGCGCCATCCTCATTTCTGTCCTCTTCATTCTGCTGAACAGGAGCAGTATTTGCAAGTGGAAGGTTGCCTGCCTTATGGAAACCCGTGAGGTCATAATCTGGCCTTTTTAacaggttagaacacagaaaggtttacagacccatgcagagctggataaacactgaagcttcagtgtccaccacatggcaacctgcgtgagcattgactctagagaggggggggggggagacagctctctacaatgttttcaatctggactgcagtacacattttaaacactaggggtcagatgTTGCAagtaataaatgaaaatgttaattGAACAGATGTCTGTCTGCGGCCTGCTTCAATGTcgatcatttttaaacacattgcAGGTCTGAATCAAGCATCCAATCAGGGCTTAGCTTGCACCTtactagccaatcacagtgacCCTGTGAGGAGAATGTTTGTTTTGCAGGCAGGTTGACAACAGTCGGCTGCATTCCATTGGAGTGTTCATGTTGCTTACTGCcactttaaataaagtttcagaatgttcaatgtgttttttcaaatgtaaacattctcttcaaaataaagttaaaaaaaacaaaacaggaatgAATGTCAGAGATCAAAGGCCGGTGATGTCATAAGAGTCTTTAATCTGAGCTGTCCAAGCACAGGATATACTGACAGACAGGACACAGGTTTGATTACGCCAAGCTAGCTCTAAGTGTAGGTACATTTTAaactgcatttttctttgttcacaacaacaacaatacagaaATGTCTGCCAAGGACTTGAGAAAAGCTCCGCTAAAGGAGCAACTGGAGAAGGCGCGCATCGAGCTCCGACTAGTGGAGGCTGAAAGAGCCGCAATCAAGGATCGCACTGAAGCCAGCGTCAACAAAACGAAAGCGGCGATTGACCAGCTGAAGCAGCAGAACGAGCAGCTGAGGAAACAGAACATTGCAGAAGCTAACAAAGATGCTAATGTGATCAAAGCAGCTTTTCCTGACCGACCCGACTTGTTGAGGCTGCTCTCCAACATGTCAGTGGAGGAGGCCCTTACCACTTTAAAACGGAGGAATCTGTCCATTCTTAAACGGATCAATGCCGTCGATCATGGCACTAAGAACGACAAGTGCCAAGGCGAGGAGCGAGGAGGttcacactctgctgctgttcAAACTCAGAAACAAGAGGATGATTGCAAGTACCTGTCCGAGCTGAAGAAGTGCGTGTACAGCATAGAAGCCGAGTGCGATATGACGGAGAAACGTGGAGCCTCCGAGGACAGAGCCATCgttcagctgcaggaggaggctCTGGGTTACCCGGCCAGCAGGAAACAAATGGAAGCAGaaagacagaaggacagaaaaGAGCTTGAAGAGTTGCAGTCCAGGGTCACCATCGCTGAGAACTTTAATGAGGCTTCAAAGGCTGAGTTAAAGCAGCTGGAGTTATATTACAACGAGAAGATCACGAGGGCAGAGAGTACTAAAGTCAGCAAGAGAAAACAGCTCAAGGAGCTCCAGGCCCAGGCTGAAGAAATCAGTAAAAATGCCCAGAGAGAAGCTAAGCAGAGAGAAGAGCTGAGCAGCCAGGCCCAGCGCAGCAGCACCATgatggcagaggaggaggagagagccaGGTCCACTTTGAACCAGGCCTTTCAGCGCATCAAGGAGGCCACCGGAATAAGCAGCTTACAGGACTTGAAGAAAATCTCCCAGAAAGACAGCCGGCAACATCTGATGAATGAGAAGGAGGAGAATGAGAAGGTGCTGCAGCAActgaaggaagagagggagatcCTCAATGAAAACTTTCAGGACATGAAGGAGAAAACAGCGGCTAAGCTCTGCTCGGACAAACAGATGCTGGACGTGTGCAAGCAGCGTCTGCAGGCTCAGCAACGTTGGTGTGACGCCAGCAAAGAGCGCCACAGTCAGCTTGATAAAACCGTTGTTTTCATCCGAGTGTGGTCGGAGAGACTCGTTgacagactgaaacacatcaaactACCAGAGGACAGAAGGGTTACGGTGTGTCCTGAATCCGATGAGTATTTCCTGGAGCTGCTGGACGAGTGCGAGCTGAAGCTGGATGTTCTGCTCGAGAAGCTTCAGGGAAAAGACCTGCCTGCTATCAAGAGAGAAATTGAAGAGGTCGGCTTCTCCGTCAAGGCCGAGGGGCGGTTGCGGGCTAACGCCTTCATCAAGACTGAAGACGACCTCTCTGAGGAGGAAGACAAG
Protein-coding regions in this window:
- the LOC110003003 gene encoding outer dynein arm-docking complex subunit 3-like produces the protein MSAKDLRKAPLKEQLEKARIELRLVEAERAAIKDRTEASVNKTKAAIDQLKQQNEQLRKQNIAEANKDANVIKAAFPDRPDLLRLLSNMSVEEALTTLKRRNLSILKRINAVDHGTKNDKCQGEERGGSHSAAVQTQKQEDDCKYLSELKKCVYSIEAECDMTEKRGASEDRAIVQLQEEALGYPASRKQMEAERQKDRKELEELQSRVTIAENFNEASKAELKQLELYYNEKITRAESTKVSKRKQLKELQAQAEEISKNAQREAKQREELSSQAQRSSTMMAEEEERARSTLNQAFQRIKEATGISSLQDLKKISQKDSRQHLMNEKEENEKVLQQLKEEREILNENFQDMKEKTAAKLCSDKQMLDVCKQRLQAQQRWCDASKERHSQLDKTVVFIRVWSERLVDRLKHIKLPEDRRVTVCPESDEYFLELLDECELKLDVLLEKLQGKDLPAIKREIEEVGFSVKAEGRLRANAFIKTEDDLSEEEDKGEKDEPDVLSREELKRQSQQIIDSKSKKKRGKKKKGRV